In the genome of Candida albicans SC5314 chromosome 6, complete sequence, the window GTGGCAGTGGCAGTGgcagtggtggtggtggtggccAATCTAAAGAAGGTAGTGGCAGTGGTGGTAGTGCCAAAAATAAAGacaaatttgataataaaaagatTAATGGGAGTGGTAATAAGAAGAATCTCAATAAAGCCCcttctttcaaataaaaaaagataaaaaatcCAAAGAGGAATTGAGTCGAGTCGTTGATAGTGAAGAACAAAACATATTGTTTGTGTAAATGTAAAGTTACTTTAATTTATAGAGATATTTTATAACTTGAAGTACAATTACGAatgcattttttttatagaaaatataataatacaaaagagttctttttatatatctaatatctaataatatctatttatatttagAAGAAATGAAGTGGGGGGGCGAAAGGTTTGGTATGGAGGAGaatgttattattataatccCCATATGGTAGCACTGTTGATACTAAGTATTTCTCTGCAACaactttttctctttttcttttcaccACAAAggaaaatattattgactgctgatgatgatgatgatgagttctttctttctttctttcttttcatttatttatcttgaatattaaataaatgTCATTTGAAATACTATCGAAATGTTATATGAATAGTTTGACAAGAGGAgtaccactactactattactatcTACAAGGTCATTATCCTCAATAACAGCAGGAGCTTCATcacgacgacgacgacgagGATCTTTGCCAAATGAAAAGACGATATATAACTTAACTGATCAACaagtgaaaaaatattattatttaataaagatgattgatcatcaacatctgtatttaataaataatactaCCACTATTAGTAGTACTACTTGTAGTGATAggaaattatttgataagATAAATTCAGAATGGAGACATAAATCACAATCAGATCGAATTAGATTAAAAGAagcatttgaaaatattatttatgaTATGAATCAACATAAAACAATTGAgatcatcaccaccaatgataataataatgataatgataataataaccatAGGGATATCAATTATAAAGAATTTCATATAATGCAATATAAGtataatcaaaatcaagCTACAGGTGCAATATTCAGTCggaaaaatttatcaagtatgaattcttcttcaatacttaaatatttcatttattcacaaatcaatgatgaaaatggatatggaaataaaaataaaaatcattattattataaacaaGATAATGttacaaaattgaaaatcattaatgaaataaaacGGAAACTATGGATTAAACTTTCATCAgtacaaaaaattaaaattatgaaacaatattatgatttaataatgaaagggtatgaaattgatgaaaaaaatgattatcaattaatcaaaataacTCATGACAAGTTTAATATAATGACGAAAGCAGGAGAAGATGATTGTTTTCCTATCACctcaaaaacaaagagtaataaagtaaaatataatacaaAATGGCCAACTTTGATTATCAAACATAATTTAACTACAGGATATTGTAAAATTGATGGAGTATCATTATTAGATGGAtgtaattattatttatggAAAAATCTACAAAATCTacaaaatttacaaaatctACAAAACTGTTTAaatgattatgaaaaatatcaaattttgaaacaaaattggataaatttAAACTCTAAAGAACAATtacaatatcaacaagaaTATGAAAATGTTTTAAAATCAGGTAAAATATTACTTTTTGGAGAATTAAAACCAATTACACCTAAATTGATCGAGGAATCCAATgttattaaaatcaaatatacACCAATATGGGGTGAACAATTTAAATCAGTATCATATAAAAATCCTGttaaattagaaaatttacgatttttaattaatcaaacCGTTGGGAatataattgttgttggtaaaagtaaaagtaaaggtaaaactaaaactaaaactaaaacgAAAAACAATCttgattatgattatgCATGGAATTATTATCTTGCCAAAagattaaatcaattgggtCAGAATATAGACAATGTTAGTGATAATTACCATTTAATTGCCCAAGAATGGGGGAATATGacaaatgaagaaaaatcaaatattgataaagaatatgataatttattattatcaggTAAAGATTATTTAAATGGAGAAATTGTCActatagaaaaaaaaatatccctaatgaataataatcaagGCAAAGGCAAAGGTAAGAATCTAATTCATGAAATATTTGGACAAGATTTAGTAATTccaacaaaatcaagaCGAGGACCAGGTGGTTATAAAGTGAAAACTTCGATCCCAgtattaattgatcaaaaatCAGGGAAAGGGATAATATTAGATGACATAGATTTAGTTTATGcttataattattatcttGGATTAATGTTAAGGAAATTGGGCAACGGCAAGGACAAGGACAAAGACAAGGACCGTCTTCATCATACTGTGGATAATATTtcacaaattgaaaatcaatgGATTTTAATGCTGCAACAAGAGAAATTACAGTATAAATCAGAGTATGAATCATTATTACGTGATGGGAAAGATATGCTTAATGGAGAAATAGTTTCATTAAGGGAGAAATTTGAAGCTAATAAAACTATATCATCAAAAATAAGTGGTCAAGGATTGAAAAGGGCATTATTCCCGAAATCAAACATTGATTTTACCGTGAAACTGATTTCAAGTGgaagtggtggtggtggaagtggtggtgatgatggtgaGATTGGGCAAGATAATCATGACAAAACAGACAAAGAATTTATATTCTATGGAGAATTGagtgatgataaattatatcaatattataaatatcatCGATTACAAGAATTACAAAGTACTActaaacaagaagaagaagaagaagaagaagaagatcaAATACAAGTAATTGAATCTGAATGGGATGAAATGAATGAACAAgataaacaagaaatacaaaaagcttatgaattattattaatatcaggtaaagatattaaaaataatgaattaattgatattgtcAATTAATAAAGGTAAGGTAAGGTAAAGTAAggttgttattattactaatatgtggtgtgtgtgtgtgtgagAGAGAGTTAGATTGTTGTGTATGTGTAAATAGAAATTTGTATTACGTAATGCATTCATACATTCATACATTCATACACCTAAAARTTAGTTCGGGTAGTTGCTTCCGTCATTGCTTCTCCCCAATGCCGTTCCCCGTTTCCCTCCTGCCCTCTTGCCCTCCACCTTCCTCGGTGTTTAACCACTTCACACGACAAAAGATGGtttcccccccccccccccacacacacacatacaaAACAAACTTCCTTTCATCCATAAAATCACAAGCCA includes:
- a CDS encoding uncharacterized protein (Ortholog of C. parapsilosis CDC317 : CPAR2_601130, C. dubliniensis CD36 : Cd36_64620, Lodderomyces elongisporus NRLL YB-4239 : LELG_04885 and Candida orthopsilosis Co 90-125 : CORT_0F02130) yields the protein MNSLTRGVPLLLLLSTRSLSSITAGASSRRRRRGSLPNEKTIYNLTDQQVKKYYYLIKMIDHQHSYLINNTTTISSTTCSDRKLFDKINSEWRHKSQSDRIRLKEAFENIIYDMNQHKTIEIITTNDNNNDNDNNNHRDINYKEFHIMQYKYNQNQATGAIFSRKNLSSMNSSSILKYFIYSQINDENGYGNKNKNHYYYKQDNVTKLKIINEIKRKLWIKLSSVQKIKIMKQYYDLIMKGYEIDEKNDYQLIKITHDKFNIMTKAGEDDCFPITSKTKSNKVKYNTKWPTLIIKHNLTTGYCKIDGVSLLDGCNYYLWKNLQNLQNLQNLQNCLNDYEKYQILKQNWINLNSKEQLQYQQEYENVLKSGKILLFGELKPITPKLIEESNVIKIKYTPIWGEQFKSVSYKNPVKLENLRFLINQTVGNIIVVGKSKSKGKTKTKTKTKNNLDYDYAWNYYLAKRLNQLGQNIDNVSDNYHLIAQEWGNMTNEEKSNIDKEYDNLLLSGKDYLNGEIVTIEKKISLMNNNQGKGKGKNLIHEIFGQDLVIPTKSRRGPGGYKVKTSIPVLIDQKSGKGIILDDIDLVYAYNYYLGLMLRKLGNGKDKDKDKDRLHHTVDNISQIENQWILMSQQEKLQYKSEYESLLRDGKDMLNGEIVSLREKFEANKTISSKISGQGLKRALFPKSNIDFTVKSISSGSGGGGSGGDDGEIGQDNHDKTDKEFIFYGELSDDKLYQYYKYHRLQELQSTTKQEEEEEEEEDQIQVIESEWDEMNEQDKQEIQKAYELLLISGKDIKNNELIDIVN